The DNA window TCCAAACACGGCATGCGgaatgatttcaaaataataatgataataaaataagaataatttGCAACAGTAAGAGCATCGCAAGTTAAATTAGTTCTTAAATGATTAATAggcaaaagtaaaaacctgctaaagtaaaaatgtcacaaatgtcATCACAAGAAGAACAGCAGATTCTGATAACATTTTTACTCTTTAACATAAAAGTAAAAGTCAATATTCAGGAGGCACAACGTAAAGCCCCGCCTCCATTCGAAATGACATAAATACAAAGTGTTGTCTGGTGTCAATTGTCTTTTAAGGCAACACGTGTGGGACGCCGCCGCGTCAGGtcgccaaaataaaaaaaacactcgggTGCCTGACAAAGATGTTGAAGAACCGTGTGACGAACGTAGCGAGCGCTTCCCAGTCGAGCAAACGTGGTCAAAGACGTTCACAGTCTACATGATGGCCCCGATATGTCCGGAGTGCGTGTCCGCGGAGAGCATGACGGACCTCTGGTCCAGAAGTTCCCTTTCCCGGCCCAGCGCCGCCCTCTCCAGCTCCAGCAGGGCGCGATCCCGCTCCAGCGCCACCCGTTCCCTCTCCAGCCACTCGCGCTCCGCTCTTGCCGACGCCCGCTCTTGGTCCAGTGCCATCCGCTCCTGCTCCAAGGCCGCTCGCTGCTGCTCCAGGACAGCCCggtcctcaccgccccccacCGGCGGCTCGGGCCCGCCGACGGGGACCGGGAGGGGGGCGCCGTCGCACACCAGGCGACCCTCCATGGCGTCGTTCATCAGGTGGAACCACGGCCAGGAAGCGGCGCCCTCCGCCATGTTGTCCATACCCGTGGGGGGGTACTTCAGGTCCTTGGAACCGCGTGACATTGTCAGTGTGACATTAGGACAGGTGCTGATGACATCATGATGAGGCGTACCTTAAACCTGCGTTTGAGATTGTCCCACTTTTTGGCCACCTGGTAGGTGGACACCTTCCCTTGGAGGTCCAGCTGCTGGATGATGGCCCTGACGCGCAAACACAGGCGAGGTGGTCACGAGGATCTCGACAGTCCGCAGGGCGGCCTTCTTACTTCCAAGCGGCCTTGGCGGCGTTCCTCCTGCCGGTGAAGAGATCCTCGTTGGCGGCTCTCAGCGTGATCAAGCGCCGAGTGTCCTGCTCACTCACTGCGTCAAGAACAAATTTGTGACcatcatggaaaataaaaaaaacaatcatgatTATTTGGGTTGGTATTGAAATCTGCACAGAAATAATAGCCGTAATGTACTTTTGTAGGCGAGCTCGGGAGGGGCAGCGCATTCCTCTCCGCTGGCGTCGATGTAGGTGATGCTGTCATCGGAGCGGCAGAGGTCGGCGACCGCTCGGGCGTCGTCCATCTCGTAGATGGCCGCCTCCGGGGCGTCGGCCGAGGGGGGCGAACCCGAGACGGCGTCGTCCTCGCCGCTCCAGACCGGCGCCACCTGGACCCCCTTGCCCGCGAGCCGACCCTCCAGGGCGTCGCTCATCAGCTGGAACCACGGCCAGGACGCCGCTCCGCCTTGGGGCTCCGCCCCCTGAGGGGGGAACTTCAGGTCCTGGATCAAACGCGACAGCCAACATTTCGGACGGCTAGCGTAAGCAGCGCGAGCAGCTAAAGGAGGCGAGCTCACCTTGAACTTGGTCTTGAGGTTGTCCCACTTCTTGGCCACCTGATCGGGTGTGATCTTTCCCGTCAGACCCATCTCCTTCACGATGGCCCTGCACAGAAGCGACGGGCATCAGGGCAGGTGACAAGGCGGGACGCTCGGCCTGTGGCTCACACACTGGGCCCGGACCTCCAGGCGGGCTTGGCGCTGTTCCTGCGTCCTGTGAAGAGGGCTTCGTTGGCGGCTCGCAGCTCCACCAGTTTTCGGATGTCCTCATCCGTCACTGGTCAATACAACGCGACGACAGTGAGAAAGAAATCTAGCGGGACCAAACGTACGGGCGGCGGTCTTACGTCTGTAGCCGAGGTCGGCCACGCTGCGCCGGAGGTCGCCCAAAGCCAAGGAAGCGCTTTTGTCGTGGCCGCAGATCAGCATGTCCAACTCCGACTCGCTGAGGAACTCGGCCATCCCGGTGCGACTCCTGCGGGCTCGCTTCCTCGGCGCCGGCGACAGCAGCATCTCGCAGTCTTCGTCCTCGGCGACGAAGACGGGCGCCAAAGCGGGCGCGGCACCCGCCAGACGCCCCTCCATGGCGTCGTCCATGCTCTGGAACCACGGCCACGAGCTCGGGTTGGACTCCACGCCGCGCGAGGGGAACTTCAGCTCCTGTGGTAAACCGTCAAGGTCCGAGGCTCTTGTGACTCACTGATGGCGGTGTTGCGTGGCTTTTGGATTAGCGCGACAGTACAATCAAGTTTCTTGTACGTGGCTTCACCTTGTAGCGCCTCTTCAGGTTGTCCCACTTCTTGGCCAGCTGCTCGGTGCTCAGCTTGCCCTGAAGGCCCAGCTCGTGGAGCACGGCCCTGCCGACACACACTCAAATAAATGAGACAAAATGCTTCATGCACGCCCGTCTCCTCCCATTTCCCGCTCATGATATGGTTTTAAACGTAAGCAGCTCACCTCCACGCCAGCTTGGCGGAGTTTTTCTTGCCGGTGAAGATGGCCTCGTTGGCGGCGCGAATTTTGATGAGACGTTCTGTCTCCTCTTCTGACACTGGTGGTGCAAAGAAGCCCATGATGTCACCACACTGCACATGATGTACGCCTTCTATAGACTggctgatgacatcattgcaTCGCTCGGGCCTACTTTTGTAGGAGCACTCGCTCATCCTCCTCCAGCCCACGGGAAGACCCTCGGCAGACTCGCCGCCGTCCGCGCTCTCTGCGGCAGCCGAGTCGTCCATCTCGGTCTTGATGAGGAACTCCAGGACGTCGTTGTCGTCGTCCCGCCGCCGACCGTCGCCGGGCAGGCCCAGCGCCATGCGGCTGTTGTACAGGCGACCGCGCATGGCGTCGTCCATCATGCGGAACCACGGCCACGACTCGGCGCCGCCGCCCGGCTGCTCCCCATCCGCCGATTGGTCGGGCTGCTTCAGGTCCTGCGTGCGCACGCAGAGTGGGGTCACGCCGCGTTAGCCGCGCCGACACCGCGGCGCTGATCCTCGTACCTTGTATTTGGAGCGCAGGTTGTCCCACTTTTTGGCGATCTGCTCAGCTGTCAACTTCCCTTGCAGGTCCAAAGCCCTCAAGATGACGCTGGACAGGAAAAAGCGGTTCACATCGCCTGCACGTCCGTTCTCAGCATTTGGTGAAATGGAAGG is part of the Syngnathus acus chromosome 6, fSynAcu1.2, whole genome shotgun sequence genome and encodes:
- the LOC119123845 gene encoding uncharacterized protein LOC119123845, with the translated sequence MMDAFSPNLTEDSYKMSEDDIRRLIKFRASNELLFTGKRNSAKIAWSVILRALDLQGKLTAEQIAKKWDNLRSKYKDLKQPDQSADGEQPGGGAESWPWFRMMDDAMRGRLYNSRMALGLPGDGRRRDDDNDVLEFLIKTEMDDSAAAESADGGESAEGLPVGWRRMSECSYKMSEEETERLIKIRAANEAIFTGKKNSAKLAWRAVLHELGLQGKLSTEQLAKKWDNLKRRYKELKFPSRGVESNPSSWPWFQSMDDAMEGRLAGAAPALAPVFVAEDEDCEMLLSPAPRKRARRSRTGMAEFLSESELDMLICGHDKSASLALGDLRRSVADLGYRLTDEDIRKLVELRAANEALFTGRRNSAKPAWRAIVKEMGLTGKITPDQVAKKWDNLKTKFKDLKFPPQGAEPQGGAASWPWFQLMSDALEGRLAGKGVQVAPVWSGEDDAVSGSPPSADAPEAAIYEMDDARAVADLCRSDDSITYIDASGEECAAPPELAYKMSEQDTRRLITLRAANEDLFTGRRNAAKAAWKAIIQQLDLQGKVSTYQVAKKWDNLKRRFKDLKYPPTGMDNMAEGAASWPWFHLMNDAMEGRLVCDGAPLPVPVGGPEPPVGGGEDRAVLEQQRAALEQERMALDQERASARAEREWLERERVALERDRALLELERAALGRERELLDQRSVMLSADTHSGHIGAIM